In the genome of Bos mutus isolate GX-2022 chromosome 28, NWIPB_WYAK_1.1, whole genome shotgun sequence, the window CACAGTCTGTGCTTCTTGGACATGCGCCTTTCCCATCAGAGTTTCTTTAGAGTCTCGGTCTTGTCTCTCAATTTGTCTCAAATGTTTTGCTCCAAGTGGGTAATCCAAAAGACCAAGATTTTGGAACTGGTGTACTGTATTGTCAACTAATCTACAAGCAGGGGATGCTTGGTTTAAAGAAGACCCTCCAGATGGCAGGACAtgctgtgtctcttctgtctcttctaaTGTGTCAAGATGAGAATAACTCCTCCTTGAGACTTCAGGGATTGCCTCATTTTCTCCACCATACACATCACATCTCAACATGCTTTCCCTGAAGGAACAGCATTTACTACCATTCTGCAAAACATTACATTGAGAGTAATTTAAGAGGTGGTCTCTAAAATCATCGCTGATAGATTTGACAGTAGAGTGATTCACATAAGTGGATTCTTCTCTCAGTATATCATTACATTGTTTGCCACATAGCTCTTTGGCTTCACTCTCAAAGATTCTTGAGGAAACCAAAGACCTTGACCTTTCAAAAGGCTTTCCCTTTGGTCCAGTCTGATTGGGTTCCAAATCACTGGTCTTCTGGATTTTGTGCCCTTTGGTTATTGGGCTCCCTCGGGGAGCCAAACCTTGGAAAGGATTACTGATTCGCTTTTTGTAAATCAAATGGGGACCCAGTGCTGATGGATTCTCACCAAGTGGTTTCTGAAGTACTGCTTCATTTGGGCTTTTAATATTGGAGGTAGGCTGTGTAGCAGGGAGCTTGGGGTGTTTCTCCAGTCTAACATTTCCTGGCTGAGGCCCACTTCCCTGACTCCTGGCTTTGTGTCTGTCCCTATGTGAATGGCCCTGCCTTCGAGGCTTTATAGACCAGCCTTGTCTTTTCCTAACTCCCACTTTTGAAGAATACTTATGTCTGAGTGTCAGCATATCAGTGGATGTACCCTggctattatattttttctgttcttcatacttttgcattagGACAGTATGTTTGATTAAGTTGTCAACAGTCAGAATGGGATTAATTCGTTTGATTATCTCATGTTCAATGTCTCGAGGGATATTGTCCATGTTATCTTCATCTCGGACAGGCCATTCTTCTGGTGGGAACTGGGCAGAGAAACTGCTGTGCTCTATTCTGGACTTCTCCTTTCTGGATATGTTGCGCCAGAAGAGGTTAAAGCCAAACTTCTTgactttttctctgtcttttgtgTGTGGTAAAGGTTTGATACTCTCACAGACGTGATTCTCCTCAGACACTGAAACTGCTTGATTGTGTACTAAAGATTTGGATTCCACAAGACCTTTCTGCCCTTTGTTAGTCACTTCTATATCAGCTGGTGGTTCTTGTACATTCTGAGTGCACACATCATGGAAACACCGGCAAGAATGACAATGGGAAATGAGGGCCGCATTTTCTTTGGCTAACTCTGCACAGCTCTCCATGTTCACCAGATATGTAATGGAAGTTGGCATCTGGGAATTTTCATCTGAGAgaactctcttattttcttggggGGTTGTATTTGTGATGAAGTAAGTCTGAGGAGTAACGATGAAGTATCCTTCGCCAGTATGATAAATCTTCCTTTCTTTAATGAGAGTTCCCAGAGTGGTATAAAGAATATCTCGAGATGGAATTGCAATGCCTAAAACAAACAAGAATTTTACCCTGATAGATTCTGAATAAGAAATGTTTTTCATGAGTGAACcaattaatatatgtaattaaaatgtcaaaaaagcattaaaaataatgatagttCAGTTGAATAATAGGAATATAATTTGGTCTACACAAAGATACATGGGTAGGTTACCAGTTaagtagaggggaaaaaatgagttCCCTCAAACACAAACCCCAAGTTAAATGATCTCattacaaatttaaattttgattaaggAAAGACTTCTTGAGAGCAAACATAGTTTTTGAAAACCAGTCTCATAGCTTAAATCGTAGTAAGAatccaaaggaaaaatgaaaatcagtctGTGCTTGGGTAAAGGCAAACCACCTACCATCTAGATTATGGTAGTTTTTCAAAACAGGAAGGtaacaattttaaagaaattcccTTTCCAGATAGCAGGgttcaaaattatatttagatTGTGAAAACAATGTTTAAAAGTGTAACACTGGAAGAAAGTACATCAGTCTGTTAATATTGGTTTCTTTcgagtgcgtgctcagtcccttcagccgtgtctgactccttatgaccctatggactatggcctggcagactcctctgtgtatgggattatccaggcaagaatactggaatggactcCCGTGCCCTCTTTCTccgggtgatcttcccaacccagggatcgaacccgccgctcttatgtctcctgtactggcggGAGAATTCTTCACtcctagcaccgcctgggaagccctttgtgtgAGCAGTGGTACTATAAGTGATtacctttctgtattttctgGACTTTTCTACAATATGCACATTTTAtaatgggaaaatgaaaaatactcttG includes:
- the STOX1 gene encoding storkhead-box protein 1, which codes for MAQPVQLAPGSLALVLCRLQAQEEAEGAEEPGGRAVFRAFRRANARCFWNSRLARAASRLAFQGWLRRGVLLVHAPPASLQVLRDAWCRRALRPPRGFRILAVGDVFPVQMNPIAQSQFIPLAEVLCCAISDMNADQIVVTQESLLEHLMKRYPGIAIPSRDILYTTLGTLIKERKIYHTGEGYFIVTPQTYFITNTTPQENKRVLSDENSQMPTSITYLVNMESCAELAKENAALISHCHSCRCFHDVCTQNVQEPPADIEVTNKGQKGLVESKSLVHNQAVSVSEENHVCESIKPLPHTKDREKVKKFGFNLFWRNISRKEKSRIEHSSFSAQFPPEEWPVRDEDNMDNIPRDIEHEIIKRINPILTVDNLIKHTVLMQKYEEQKKYNSQGTSTDMLTLRHKYSSKVGVRKRQGWSIKPRRQGHSHRDRHKARSQGSGPQPGNVRLEKHPKLPATQPTSNIKSPNEAVLQKPLGENPSALGPHLIYKKRISNPFQGLAPRGSPITKGHKIQKTSDLEPNQTGPKGKPFERSRSLVSSRIFESEAKELCGKQCNDILREESTYVNHSTVKSISDDFRDHLLNYSQCNVLQNGSKCCSFRESMLRCDVYGGENEAIPEVSRRSYSHLDTLEETEETQHVLPSGGSSLNQASPACRLVDNTVHQFQNLGLLDYPLGAKHLRQIERQDRDSKETLMGKAHVQEAQTVCLENEGLSDDDQALYQNEVEDEDGACSSLYLDEDDFSENDDLIQMLPDNIQFSFPEGNKWNHLGKQTVTERSLTEYDSNIQRFEPQVLKGNQHYKLTNPGESQKPNLSAENCILNLGIQCGFNYEEEPSVAECVQASAADDGSIFDYYSTGKATAEAEALQGSVGDTGKKPGSWSQSAQSQEMRKQFTHKLELFSTSHMSALAQDVQPERSHLEGAENQSLTGDSGIDSPRTQSLASNNSVILDGLKRRQNLLQNFEGTKSSQTLTSSSLLQLTPVINV